In Microtus pennsylvanicus isolate mMicPen1 chromosome 12, mMicPen1.hap1, whole genome shotgun sequence, the following proteins share a genomic window:
- the Vstm2a gene encoding V-set and transmembrane domain-containing protein 2A isoform X4, with product MMGIFLASVGFVFFSVLYVQQGLSSQAKFTEFPRNVTATEGQNVEMSCAFQSGSASVYLEIQWWFLRGPEDLEHGTEAAGSQVELLPDRDPDNEGTKISTVKVQGNDISHKLQISKVRKKDEGLYECRVTDANYGELQEHKAQAYLKVNANSHARRMQAFEASPMWLQDMKPRKNVSSVVPSSIHSSANQRTHSTSSPQAVAKIPKQSPQSA from the exons ATGATGGGGATCTTTTTGGCGTCTGTTGGATTTGTGTTCTTTTCCGTGTTATATGTACAGCAAGGGCTTTCTTCTCAAG CAAAATTTACCGAGTTTCCGCGGAACGTGACTGCGACCGAGGGACAAAATGTGGAGATGTCCTGTGCTTTCCAAAGCGGCTCCGCTTCAGTGTACCTGGAGATCCAATGGTGGTTCCTTCGGGGACCAGAGGACCTGGAGCACGGAACCGAGGCGGCTGGCTCTCAG GTGGAGCTGTTACCCGACAGAGACCCGGACAACGAAGGGACCAAGATAAGT ACAGTGAAAGTCCAAGGCAATGACATCTCCCACAAGCTTCAGATCTCCAAAGTGAGGAAAAAGGATGAAGGCTTATATGAGTGCAGGGTGACAGATGCCAACTATGGGGAGCTACAGGAACACAAGGCCCAGGCCTACCTGAAAGTCAATGCCAACAGCCATGCGCGGAGAATGCAGGCCTTTGAAGCCTCGCCCATGTGGCTACAAGACATGAAGCCTCGAAAGAATGTGTCATCCGTGGTTCCCAGCAGCATCCACAGCTCTGCCAACCAACGAACGCACTCCACCTCCAGCCCTCAAGCGGTAGCCAAAATCCCCAAACAAAGTCCACAATCAG
- the Vstm2a gene encoding V-set and transmembrane domain-containing protein 2A isoform X3, whose amino-acid sequence MMGIFLASVGFVFFSVLYVQQGLSSQAKFTEFPRNVTATEGQNVEMSCAFQSGSASVYLEIQWWFLRGPEDLEHGTEAAGSQVELLPDRDPDNEGTKISTVKVQGNDISHKLQISKVRKKDEGLYECRVTDANYGELQEHKAQAYLKVNANSHARRMQAFEASPMWLQDMKPRKNVSSVVPSSIHSSANQRTHSTSSPQAVAKIPKQSPQSVHAKTFMSTRAKLAS is encoded by the exons ATGATGGGGATCTTTTTGGCGTCTGTTGGATTTGTGTTCTTTTCCGTGTTATATGTACAGCAAGGGCTTTCTTCTCAAG CAAAATTTACCGAGTTTCCGCGGAACGTGACTGCGACCGAGGGACAAAATGTGGAGATGTCCTGTGCTTTCCAAAGCGGCTCCGCTTCAGTGTACCTGGAGATCCAATGGTGGTTCCTTCGGGGACCAGAGGACCTGGAGCACGGAACCGAGGCGGCTGGCTCTCAG GTGGAGCTGTTACCCGACAGAGACCCGGACAACGAAGGGACCAAGATAAGT ACAGTGAAAGTCCAAGGCAATGACATCTCCCACAAGCTTCAGATCTCCAAAGTGAGGAAAAAGGATGAAGGCTTATATGAGTGCAGGGTGACAGATGCCAACTATGGGGAGCTACAGGAACACAAGGCCCAGGCCTACCTGAAAGTCAATGCCAACAGCCATGCGCGGAGAATGCAGGCCTTTGAAGCCTCGCCCATGTGGCTACAAGACATGAAGCCTCGAAAGAATGTGTCATCCGTGGTTCCCAGCAGCATCCACAGCTCTGCCAACCAACGAACGCACTCCACCTCCAGCCCTCAAGCGGTAGCCAAAATCCCCAAACAAAGTCCACAATCAG